From the genome of Amia ocellicauda isolate fAmiCal2 chromosome 14, fAmiCal2.hap1, whole genome shotgun sequence, one region includes:
- the LOC136768822 gene encoding serine protease 27, whose amino-acid sequence MQLLFWILLLSIYVSSSPVSWSFIVGGQDAKMGEFPWQAYIFIQLNGTHGSYCGGSLISEHWVLSAAHCFNGSSIIMEKSTVTLGAYSLAQPTNHEEKRSVAQLILHKRYHKVEKGFDLALLQLDRRVRFSDFIRTVALPLDNSDDFADAKKCWVTGWGDISEKEELPNPRILQKVRVPIINNKQCGDLYKANCTIRDEMICAGYLKGGMDSCQGDSGGPLVCKKKGEWIQTGIVSFGYGCAKPRQPGIYTRTSSFLPWIKEHTGVAGFY is encoded by the exons TGTCCAGCAGTCCAGTGTCATGGAGCTTTATAGTGGGGGGCCAGGATGCAAAGATGGGAGAGTTTCCCTGGCAGGCCTATATCTTCATCCAGTTGAATGGCACTCATGGATCCTATTGCGGCGGGTCTCTGATCAGCGAGCATTGGGTCCTGTCTGCAGCGCACTGCTTCAACGG CAGTAGCATTATCATGGAGAAATCCACAGTGACACTGGGCGCTTACAGTCTGGCGCAGCCCACCAATCATGAGGAGAAGCGCTCTGTGGCCCAGCTCATCCTGCACAAGCGCTACCACAAAGTGGAGAAGGGGTTTGACCTGGCCCTGCTGCAACTAGACAGGAGGGTCAGGTTCTCCGACTTCATCCGCACTGTCGCCTTGCCCCTGGACAACTCTGACGATTTTGCTGATGCCAAAAAGTGCTGGGTCACTGGCTGGGGAGACATCAGTGAGAAAG AGGAACTGCCAAACCCACGCATTCTGCAGAAAGTCCGTGTCCCCATCATAAACAACAAGCAGTGTGGGGATCTGTACAAGGCAAACTGTACTATAAGGGATGAAATGATCTGCGCTGGCTACTTGAAAGGGGGGATGGACTCCTGCCAG GGTGACTCTGGAGGCCCTTTGGTCTGCAAGAAGAAGGGAGAGTGGATCCAGACTGGCATTGTGAGCTTTGGCTATGGCTGTGCCAAACCACGCCAACCTGGGATCTACACCCGGACCTCCAGCTTCCTGCCATGGATAAAGGAACACACCGGGGTCGCAGGCTTCTACTGA